From one Phorcysia thermohydrogeniphila genomic stretch:
- a CDS encoding transposase, with product MAFYSKGMSVRDVQELLLGYVRNGDESFLISKLTEKILSKVEEWQSRPLEKIYVIFTVVKLGKKWSRSSVRNWGIIYGQLSEIFGEGLEA from the coding sequence ATAGCTTTTTACTCAAAGGGAATGTCAGTTAGGGATGTCCAAGAGCTTTTATTAGGATATGTGCGGAATGGAGATGAGTCCTTTCTCATTTCAAAGCTCACAGAAAAGATACTTTCGAAGGTAGAAGAATGGCAATCAAGACCTTTGGAGAAGATCTACGTAATCTTCACGGTAGTTAAGCTTGGGAAGAAGTGGAGCAGGAGCAGTGTAAGGAACTGGGGCATAATTTACGGTCAGCTTTCTGAAATTTTTGGTGAGGGACTGGAGGCATGA